The proteins below come from a single Chiloscyllium punctatum isolate Juve2018m chromosome 18, sChiPun1.3, whole genome shotgun sequence genomic window:
- the LOC140489351 gene encoding neurotrophin-4-like isoform X1 → MCGSKRCLVLHKVCEVSTVMVTFLYAMVILYVGSLKAAPLQSNSTAQGQGALGEALARDLRLSEDETDGDSYSLDDVLGEVATLGPEASGKEWDLYSPRVTLAAQPPGVPPLLFIMEETLGRAEMANRTVRLKRQAPSPGAGGVDPSRRGDLSVCDSVSRWVTDRRAAVDVHGKTVTVMIDVPTSTGPLKQYFYETKCNEQSSTAQGGCRGVDKRHWISECKTKQSYVRALTMDTQKRAGWRWIRINTSCVCTLINRTGRI, encoded by the coding sequence GTCTGTGAGGTGAGCACAGTAATGGTCACCTTCCTTTACGCGATGGTCATTTTGTATGTTGGAAGCTTGAAGGCCGCCCCATTGCAATCGAACAGCACGGCGCAAGGCCAGGGAGCCCTGGGCGAGGCCCTGGCCCGTGACCTGCGACTCAGCGAGGACGAGACAGACGGCGACAGCTACTCCCTGGACGACGTGCTGGGTGAGGTGGCGACCCTTGGGCCCGAGGCCTCGGGGAAGGAGTGGGACCTGTACTCTCCGCGGGTGACCTTGGCCGCCCAGCCTCCTGGCGTCCCACCTCTGCTCTTCATCATGGAGGAGACGCTGGGCCGGGCAGAGATGGCGAACCGGACGGTGCGGCTGAAGCGGCAGGCCCCGAGCCCGGGCGCCGGGGGTGTTGACCCTTCCCGGAGGGGCGACCTGTCGGTGTGCGACAGCGTCAGTCGCTGGGTAACGGACCGTCGGGCGGCGGTAGACGTCCACGGTAAGACGGTCACCGTCATGATCGACGTGCCTACCTCCACTGGGCCCCTCAAGCAATACTTCTACGAGACGAAATGCAATGAGCAATCCTCAACGGCACAGGGTGGGTGCAGAGGTGTCGACAAGAGACACTGGATCTCCGAGTGCAAGACCAAACAGTCTTACGTCCGCGCCCTCACCATGGACACTCAGAAACGGGCGGGTTGGCGCTGGATACGCATTAACACCTCTTGCGTTTGCACATTAATTAACCGGACTGGCAGAATATGA
- the LOC140489351 gene encoding neurotrophin-4-like isoform X2, with amino-acid sequence MVTFLYAMVILYVGSLKAAPLQSNSTAQGQGALGEALARDLRLSEDETDGDSYSLDDVLGEVATLGPEASGKEWDLYSPRVTLAAQPPGVPPLLFIMEETLGRAEMANRTVRLKRQAPSPGAGGVDPSRRGDLSVCDSVSRWVTDRRAAVDVHGKTVTVMIDVPTSTGPLKQYFYETKCNEQSSTAQGGCRGVDKRHWISECKTKQSYVRALTMDTQKRAGWRWIRINTSCVCTLINRTGRI; translated from the coding sequence ATGGTCACCTTCCTTTACGCGATGGTCATTTTGTATGTTGGAAGCTTGAAGGCCGCCCCATTGCAATCGAACAGCACGGCGCAAGGCCAGGGAGCCCTGGGCGAGGCCCTGGCCCGTGACCTGCGACTCAGCGAGGACGAGACAGACGGCGACAGCTACTCCCTGGACGACGTGCTGGGTGAGGTGGCGACCCTTGGGCCCGAGGCCTCGGGGAAGGAGTGGGACCTGTACTCTCCGCGGGTGACCTTGGCCGCCCAGCCTCCTGGCGTCCCACCTCTGCTCTTCATCATGGAGGAGACGCTGGGCCGGGCAGAGATGGCGAACCGGACGGTGCGGCTGAAGCGGCAGGCCCCGAGCCCGGGCGCCGGGGGTGTTGACCCTTCCCGGAGGGGCGACCTGTCGGTGTGCGACAGCGTCAGTCGCTGGGTAACGGACCGTCGGGCGGCGGTAGACGTCCACGGTAAGACGGTCACCGTCATGATCGACGTGCCTACCTCCACTGGGCCCCTCAAGCAATACTTCTACGAGACGAAATGCAATGAGCAATCCTCAACGGCACAGGGTGGGTGCAGAGGTGTCGACAAGAGACACTGGATCTCCGAGTGCAAGACCAAACAGTCTTACGTCCGCGCCCTCACCATGGACACTCAGAAACGGGCGGGTTGGCGCTGGATACGCATTAACACCTCTTGCGTTTGCACATTAATTAACCGGACTGGCAGAATATGA